A region of Anolis carolinensis isolate JA03-04 unplaced genomic scaffold, rAnoCar3.1.pri scaffold_7, whole genome shotgun sequence DNA encodes the following proteins:
- the LOC134293254 gene encoding filaggrin-2-like, with the protein MEKRQRPRGRRDHITMSVVTSRSELDEIREDRPEETWVTTFPDVPEKFRKTIVVDLRPILEKVMEEQDKGTEMDEDLGDVGERPDGTVNGSNNRGLNGTMFGSNGGGYLDGTTLGVHGGEHLDGTMLGFNGGEHLDGTMLGFNGGEHLNGMMLGSSGGEHLNGTMFGSNNRGQLDRTMLGSHGERLDGSMFGSNGEEHLNGMMLGSNHGEHLNRSMFGSNNRGQLNSTMLGSHGEHLDGSMLGFNGGEHLNGSMLGFNGGEHLNSMTLGSNGEGHLNGMMLGSNGEEHNDMILESHGGEHLNGMMLGFNGGEHLDCMMLGSNRGEDLNGMMLGFNGGEHLHGTMFGFNGGEHLNGMMLGPNSGEHLNGTMLRLNGGGRLNRTMLGSHGERLDSSTFGSNSEEHLNGMMLGLDGGEHLNSTMLGPNGGQRLGNDTQRLDGTMLGPNGGEHLHKEEIPPTSRAEDPLKPFKTTKESQPRKRESAELRKTTVMSVVTLERKLSPPPFLPKIAPKPEIDVTTAATPPEFELPTRLLLQRLEETTTSENHVLIAETLSLLRVVREKPIRFPDIPRIQPRTRHVNKFPWTHYHALHGKLELPDL; encoded by the exons ATGGAGAAAAGACAACGACCCCGTGGAAGGCGAGACCACATTACAATGTCGGTGGTAACATCCCGTTCGGAGTTGGACGAGATTCGGGAGGACAGACCAGAAGAAACGTGGGTAACCACTTTCCCCGACGTTCCGGAAAAGTTCCGGAAAACCATCGTGGTTGACTTGAGACCCATCTTGGAGAAGGTCATGGAGGAGCAGGACAAGGGAACGGAGATGGATGAAGACCTCGGAGATGTTGGAGAACGTCCCGACGGCACCGTGAATGGATCCAACAACAGAGGTCTCAACGGCACAATGTTTGGATCCAACGGTGGAGGATATCTTGATGGAACAACACTTGGAGTCCATGGTGGAGAACATCTCGATGGAACAATGCTTGGATTTAATGGTGGAGAACATCTTGATGGAACAATGCTTGGATTTAATGGTGGAGAACATCTCAACGGCATGATGCTTGGATCTAGTGGTGGAGAACATCTCAATGGCACAATGTTTGGATCCAACAACAGAGGACAACTCGATAGAACAATGCTTGGATCTCATGGTGAGCGTCTTGATGGCTCAATGTTTGGATCCAATGGTGAAGAACATCTCAATGGTATGATGCTTGGATCCAATCATGGAGAACATCTCAACAGATCAATGTTTGGATCCAACAACAGAGGACAACTCAACAGCACAATGCTTGGATCTCATGGTGAGCATCTTGATGGTTCAATGTTAGGATTCAATGGTGGAGAACATCTCAACGGCTCAATGCTTGGATTTAATGGTGGAGAACATCTCAACAGCATGACGCTTGGATCCAATGGTGAAGGACATCTCAATGGCATGATGCTTGGTTCCAACGGTGAAGAACATAATGACATGATACTTGAATCCCATGGTGGAGAACATCTCAACGGCATGATGCTTGGATTCAACGGTGGAGAACATCTTGACTGCATGATGCTTGGATCCAATCGTGGAGAAGATCTCAATGGTATGATGCTTGGATTTAATGGTGGAGAACATCTCCATGGAACAATGTTTGGATTCAATGGTGGAGAACATCTCAACGGCATGATGCTTGGACCCAACAGTGGAGAACATCTCAACGGCACAATGCTTCGACTCAACGGTGGAGGACGACTCAACAGAACAATGCTCGGATCCCATGGTGAACGTCTTGACAGCTCAACGTTTGGATCCAACAGTGAAGAACATCTCAACGGCATGATGCTTGGATTGGATGGTGGAGAACATCTCAACAGCACAATGCTTGGACCCAATGGTGGTCAACGTCTTGGCAATGACACTCAACGTCTTGATGGAACCATGCTTGGACCCAACGGTGGAGAACATCTTCATAAGGAAGAAATTCCGCCAACTTCCAGAGCTGAAGACCCCTTGAAACCTTTCAAGACCACGAAGGAAAGCCAACCGAGGAAGAGGGAGTCAGCGGAGCTTCGGAAAACCACCGTGATGTCCGTGGTGACGCTGGAACGGAAGCTCAGCCCTCCACCGTTCCTCCCCAAGATCGCTCCGAAGCCGGAGATAGACGTCACGACCGCGGCAACTCCTCCGGAATTCGAACTCCCCACCCGGCTCCTCTTGCAGAGACTGGAGGAGACCACGACCAGCGAGAACCACGTTCTCATCGCGGAGACATTGAGTCTGTTGCGGGTGGTCAG GGAGAAACCGATTCGTTTTCCCGATATTCCGCGGATCCAGCCCAGGACGAGACACGTCAATAAATTCCCTTGGACGCACTACCACGCTCTCCACggaaaactagaactcccagaccTCTGA
- the tmem259 gene encoding membralin isoform X2 — MSDNQANNPHHPANNNVGGTPGNNRGVRNLNQNPLINVRDRLFHALFFKMAVTYARLFPPSFRRVFEFFVLLKALFVLFILAYIHIAFSRSPINCLEHVRDKWPRDGILRVEIQRNSSRDPIFLQFCEDDRFPGVAVEPVTATEEEEEEEEEEMTVEMFQNSSIKFELDIEPKVYLKPSRLSGAKALAANESREFSFGDETAAKVWPQEEYIVEYSFEYGFLRLSQSTRQRLSIPVMVVTLDPTRDQCFGDRFSRLLLDEFLGYDDILMSSVKALAENEENKGFLRNVVSGEHYRFISMWMARTSYLAAFVIMVIFTLSVSMLLRYSHHQIFVFIVDLLQMLEMNMTIAFPAAPLLTVILALVGMEAIMSEFFNDTTTAFYIILIVWLADQYDAICCHTNTSKRHWLRFFYLYHFAFYAYHYRFNGQYSSLALVTSWLFIQHSMIYFFHHYELPAILQQIRIQEMLLQNQQVGAQTTLQDNLNNNTTVAPNDRPHLDPAGAVGEASGEGAAAAASLGSDMNWVAETAAVITEASFLSNLSGSFLDPGIDPDAPAGGGGGGLPDMAVAASVMTRFLIGGDALAEVAFEVPSSGEVSPADTAPPTPSLSPPPSVGLVDGEPGPVPPESTSSDPESRFPPP, encoded by the exons ATGTCGGACAATCAGGCCAACAATCCCCACCACCCCGCCAACAACAATGTCGGGGGGACCCCGGGGAACAACCGCGGGGTCCGCAACCTCAACCAGAACCCGCTCATCAACGTCCGGGACCGCCTTTTCCACGCGCTCTTCTTCAAGATGGCCGTCACCTACGCCCGCCTCTTCCCGCCCTCCTTCCGACGCGTGTTCGAGTTCTTCGTGCTCCTCAag GCCCTGTTTGTGCTCTTCATCCTGGCCTACATCCACATCGCCTTCTCCCGCTCGCCCATCAACTGCCTGGAGCACGTGCGGGACAAGTGGCCCCGGGACGGGATCCTGAGGGTCGAGATCCAGCGCAACTCCAGCCGCGACCCCATCTTCCTCCAGTTCTGCGAGGACGACCGGTTCCCTGGGGTGGCCGTGGAGCCGGTGACGGCaacggaggaggaagaggaagaggaggaggaagagatgacCGTGGAGATGTTCCAAAACAGCTCCATCAAG TTTGAGCTGGACATTGAGCCCAAGGTCTACCTCAAGCCCTCGCGGCTGAGCGGCGCCAAAGCGCTGGCCGCCAACGAAAGCCGGGAGTTCTCCTTCGGCGATGAGACGGCCGCTAAAG TCTGGCCCCAAGAGGAGTACATTGTGGAGTATTCCTTCGAGTACGGCTTCTTGCGCTTGTCGCAAAGCACCCGCCAGCGCCTCAGCATTCCCGTCATGGTGGTCACCTTGG ATCCTACCCGGGACCAGTGCTTTGGCGACCGGTTCAGCCGGCTTTTGCTGGACGAATTTCTCGGCTACGACGACATCCTCATGTCCAGCGTCAAGGCTTTGGCGGAAAACGAAGAGAATAAAG GTTTCCTCCGCAACGTGGTGTCCGGGGAGCACTACCGCTTCATCAGCATGTGGATGGCCAGGACCTCCTACTTGGCCGCTTTCGTCATCATGGTGATTTTT ACCCTCTCGGTCTCCATGCTGTTGCGATACTCGCACCACCAGATCTTCGTTTTCATCG TGGACCTGCTGCAGATGCTGGAGATGAACATGACCATCGCCTTCCCGGCGGCCCCGTTGCTGACGGTCATCTTGGCCCTCGTGG gcATGGAAGCCATCATGTCGGAGTTCTTCAACGACACCACCACGGCCTTCTACATCATCCTCATCGTGTGGCTGGCTGACCAGTATGACGCCATTTGCTGCCACACCAACACCAGCAAGAGACACTGGCTGAg GTTTTTCTACCTCTACCACTTTGCCTTCTACGCTTACCACTACCGCTTCAACGGGCAGTACAGCAGCCTCGCCCTGGTCACCTCCTGGCTTTTCATACAG CATTCTATGATCTACTTTTTCCACCATTACGAACTGCCGGCCATCCTCCAGCAGATCCGGATCCAGGAGATGCTGCTCCAGAACCAGCAAGTGGGCGCTCAGACCACCCTCCAGGACAACCTCAATAACAACACCACGGTCGCCCCCAACGACCGGCCCCACTTGGACCCCGCCGGTGCCGTCGGCGAAGCCTCCGGGGAGGGAGCCGCGGCGGCAGCGTCTCTAGGCAGCGACATGAACTGGGTGGCGGAAACGGCGGCCGTCATCACCGAAGCCTCGTTCCTCTCCAACCTGAGCGGCTCCTTCCTGGACCCCGGGATCGACCCAGACGCGCCGGCcggcggcggcggtggcggctTGCCGGACATGGCCGTGGCCGCCAGCGTGATGACCCGCTTTCTCATCGGCGGAGACGCTTTGGCTGAAGTGGCCTTCGAGGTCCCGTCGAGCGGGGAGGTTTCCCCGGCGGACACGGCGCCGCCGACGCCGTCGTTGTCCCCTCCGCCCTCCGTCGGACTCGTCGACGGGGAACCCGGACCCGTCCCGCCGGAAAGTACTTCTTCGGACCCCGAATCCAGGTTCCCTCCTCCGTAA
- the tmem259 gene encoding membralin isoform X1, whose amino-acid sequence MSDNQANNPHHPANNNVGGTPGNNRGVRNLNQNPLINVRDRLFHALFFKMAVTYARLFPPSFRRVFEFFVLLKALFVLFILAYIHIAFSRSPINCLEHVRDKWPRDGILRVEIQRNSSRDPIFLQFCEDDRFPGVAVEPVTATEEEEEEEEEEMTVEMFQNSSIKFELDIEPKVYLKPSRLSGAKALAANESREFSFGDETAAKGMEPLSETVSEFEMLTKAVWPQEEYIVEYSFEYGFLRLSQSTRQRLSIPVMVVTLDPTRDQCFGDRFSRLLLDEFLGYDDILMSSVKALAENEENKGFLRNVVSGEHYRFISMWMARTSYLAAFVIMVIFTLSVSMLLRYSHHQIFVFIVDLLQMLEMNMTIAFPAAPLLTVILALVGMEAIMSEFFNDTTTAFYIILIVWLADQYDAICCHTNTSKRHWLRFFYLYHFAFYAYHYRFNGQYSSLALVTSWLFIQHSMIYFFHHYELPAILQQIRIQEMLLQNQQVGAQTTLQDNLNNNTTVAPNDRPHLDPAGAVGEASGEGAAAAASLGSDMNWVAETAAVITEASFLSNLSGSFLDPGIDPDAPAGGGGGGLPDMAVAASVMTRFLIGGDALAEVAFEVPSSGEVSPADTAPPTPSLSPPPSVGLVDGEPGPVPPESTSSDPESRFPPP is encoded by the exons ATGTCGGACAATCAGGCCAACAATCCCCACCACCCCGCCAACAACAATGTCGGGGGGACCCCGGGGAACAACCGCGGGGTCCGCAACCTCAACCAGAACCCGCTCATCAACGTCCGGGACCGCCTTTTCCACGCGCTCTTCTTCAAGATGGCCGTCACCTACGCCCGCCTCTTCCCGCCCTCCTTCCGACGCGTGTTCGAGTTCTTCGTGCTCCTCAag GCCCTGTTTGTGCTCTTCATCCTGGCCTACATCCACATCGCCTTCTCCCGCTCGCCCATCAACTGCCTGGAGCACGTGCGGGACAAGTGGCCCCGGGACGGGATCCTGAGGGTCGAGATCCAGCGCAACTCCAGCCGCGACCCCATCTTCCTCCAGTTCTGCGAGGACGACCGGTTCCCTGGGGTGGCCGTGGAGCCGGTGACGGCaacggaggaggaagaggaagaggaggaggaagagatgacCGTGGAGATGTTCCAAAACAGCTCCATCAAG TTTGAGCTGGACATTGAGCCCAAGGTCTACCTCAAGCCCTCGCGGCTGAGCGGCGCCAAAGCGCTGGCCGCCAACGAAAGCCGGGAGTTCTCCTTCGGCGATGAGACGGCCGCTAAAGGTATGGAGCCCCTCAGCGAGACTGTGTCCGAGTTTGAGATGCTAACCAAAGCAG TCTGGCCCCAAGAGGAGTACATTGTGGAGTATTCCTTCGAGTACGGCTTCTTGCGCTTGTCGCAAAGCACCCGCCAGCGCCTCAGCATTCCCGTCATGGTGGTCACCTTGG ATCCTACCCGGGACCAGTGCTTTGGCGACCGGTTCAGCCGGCTTTTGCTGGACGAATTTCTCGGCTACGACGACATCCTCATGTCCAGCGTCAAGGCTTTGGCGGAAAACGAAGAGAATAAAG GTTTCCTCCGCAACGTGGTGTCCGGGGAGCACTACCGCTTCATCAGCATGTGGATGGCCAGGACCTCCTACTTGGCCGCTTTCGTCATCATGGTGATTTTT ACCCTCTCGGTCTCCATGCTGTTGCGATACTCGCACCACCAGATCTTCGTTTTCATCG TGGACCTGCTGCAGATGCTGGAGATGAACATGACCATCGCCTTCCCGGCGGCCCCGTTGCTGACGGTCATCTTGGCCCTCGTGG gcATGGAAGCCATCATGTCGGAGTTCTTCAACGACACCACCACGGCCTTCTACATCATCCTCATCGTGTGGCTGGCTGACCAGTATGACGCCATTTGCTGCCACACCAACACCAGCAAGAGACACTGGCTGAg GTTTTTCTACCTCTACCACTTTGCCTTCTACGCTTACCACTACCGCTTCAACGGGCAGTACAGCAGCCTCGCCCTGGTCACCTCCTGGCTTTTCATACAG CATTCTATGATCTACTTTTTCCACCATTACGAACTGCCGGCCATCCTCCAGCAGATCCGGATCCAGGAGATGCTGCTCCAGAACCAGCAAGTGGGCGCTCAGACCACCCTCCAGGACAACCTCAATAACAACACCACGGTCGCCCCCAACGACCGGCCCCACTTGGACCCCGCCGGTGCCGTCGGCGAAGCCTCCGGGGAGGGAGCCGCGGCGGCAGCGTCTCTAGGCAGCGACATGAACTGGGTGGCGGAAACGGCGGCCGTCATCACCGAAGCCTCGTTCCTCTCCAACCTGAGCGGCTCCTTCCTGGACCCCGGGATCGACCCAGACGCGCCGGCcggcggcggcggtggcggctTGCCGGACATGGCCGTGGCCGCCAGCGTGATGACCCGCTTTCTCATCGGCGGAGACGCTTTGGCTGAAGTGGCCTTCGAGGTCCCGTCGAGCGGGGAGGTTTCCCCGGCGGACACGGCGCCGCCGACGCCGTCGTTGTCCCCTCCGCCCTCCGTCGGACTCGTCGACGGGGAACCCGGACCCGTCCCGCCGGAAAGTACTTCTTCGGACCCCGAATCCAGGTTCCCTCCTCCGTAA